DNA from Ictalurus punctatus breed USDA103 chromosome 20, Coco_2.0, whole genome shotgun sequence:
AATTGATATTATGTATGGTTTTCAGAGAAGTCGTTAATCAATAGACTAccatctcagaaataaaggtaccaaactgtacttttccttgtcatTGGGGTGGTACTTTGAACGGCAACATTGTTATATCTTTATACCtttaaatagcatttaaggtacataattggACTTAAAGAACCACTAAAAGCTGTTAAAGGAACACCAGATATGCCTTGATAGAACCAGCTTAACAACAAGGAAAGGTGCCATTTAGTACCCTTAGGTAAAAACAACCACTTACCTTCAGACCAGAGAaaatataaggaataaaaataaaacaggaaacGATTTCATTATGAACACTTCAACACTTcgaatgcaaaataaatagaaatgaatCTAACAGCACGATTTGTCAAGAAGCGATGAATTCTTTTACTCTCCACTTTTTAGTATTAAAGCTTCTTGAATGCATTCAAAAGCTTGATCTGTGTGTGTCCCACTGACAGGATAGAGCGGGATAAGGAATTTGCTACAAAGAAAGCAGAAAGAGCCAATCTGAGAGTACTGCTAAGAGACAAATACAGGCTTCCACAGGTACGCCAACACATTTCCTCGCACCAGATTGCTGCAAACATTATGGATCGTGCATTTTTAGTTCTACTTTTATCATCATATCACAATTATGACATCATGGCATCATCACCTAGTCATAATGAGCGATCACAACTTCTCTGCTATTCGACAGAGTGCACAAGACGACGCCACAGTCCAGATAGCAGGCGACGACTTGGACGTGCCTGAAGAACTGGCCAAGATggtggaggaggatgaagagcaAGAGGAAAGCAATGATTCCTTCATGGGTAGactacaaaatatggaaatgGACTTTGATACGATCAAAGCCAAAGCTCAGAGCACGATAACAGAAGTCAAGCAGGCAGCAGAAGAAAAGTGTGTCCTGATGTGAAATCACACTCGCTGTGAGCTTTTGAATTGGCAAGTCATGAAAACCGAGTAGCAATTTAAATGCACATATTTTATTGATTTCATTATCTATTCAATGAATTTATTATGTCTGAATGAAgctgtggggggaggggggggggggacagcaAGTTTTCCAATCATATACAAATACATGAACACCCATTGCCTTAAATGGCATTGTTTGGGGCTTCAATAGTATAATAAAGCTATGCAAAAATtctaaatatataaacagtagATTTAGATTCCACCGTAATTTTAGgatatttcatgtcattttcttcatttttacaACATGTGCATTACACAATGATATTGTGTAGGTTTTGTTCAGTTTTTCCAGCTAGCAAATCTCCAGCTAGTCTATtaagtaacactttacaataacagtacatgaataatcatgcaccaATACCccaattaatacttacttaaatatgaactaatgatgagttaaggcgtGTACTAATCTTCaatgaactaatgaagagctaaccttaactacaaCGTGAGTCTTACGTACAcgttagtacatgtttgttagttaatgcaTTAATGAGGGCTAGACTAAATCAAACTtactctataagaaagaatatggaTTAAACGtgcatcatttcaaattgtttatatcaTTTGCCATATGCGGCTGTGTACGCAAACATCATTGGATGGTCATCATTGgttactttcataatttacattgatcCACCTTATCAGACATAAAAAGACATACTAATAATAAACTCCAATAATTGcatattaatacatattaataattcattctccatccatttctcttcaCATTCCACTACTAGTACGAGCTCTGGGTGACTAGGGCCCAGGGCACTGCTCCTTTGTCCGCAAGGGTAAAATTCATACATTAACATTGATTCATTTTGCAGATTTGATCTATTAATGATTACAACCAGTGTTCGATATGATTATTTTCACGTGTTTTGGTCTgagaatgatggagaatgaCGCAAAAGTAATCCAGCGCcatccagtgatgtttgtgtacacagCTGCATAtagcaaattatataaataatttgaaattatgcacgataattcatattctttcttattgAGCgggtttgatttagtttacccctatgtgttaattaatacattaactaacaaacatgtactaactTGTACTTAAGGTGGTTCGTATTCactcatgaattcataagactcacgtcATAATTAaagttagctcttcattagttcatgattagtacataccttaactcatcattagttcatatttaagtaagtattaattcaggtattaagTGTTACGGGTTATTATAGTATACGTATAATAGTAAATACGTATTAGTGCAATAAGATAAaactataaaactatatatgaaattaatatacagtatattaaataaatttgaaagaaagaaattgttgTATTTGACTGATAAATTGAGCTAGCAGATGTTTTAAGCTATCATGTATATTCACAAAGAGTTTTGCATAGATTCTTACACTCATGTCATGTCAGTTTATTAGTTAGTTTTGTGATATTCCATCACCGTGACCAAATCCATGACTTTGTGATCAGTTAAATCTTTCttaattaacattattaaaatataacctTCTCATTAAAATGCcggttattatttaaaatttaaaaaaaatgatgtaaTAGCTGCCGTGTTTGTTTGATGAAATGTATcatttcatatttttgtaaCGCTTTGTAATGTATTGCTTTATATATTCACGTTCTGCTTTATAGCATGTATATTCAACCCCTGGgtgaaataaaactaataaaagaTTTacggtttactttatttataatctATCGAAAACTTTATCTAGTTATATCAGGAGGTGTCTAGTTTGTATGACAtatatgttttattcttcttatacccacatttgccaatgattacaatttattattcattaaagaagcgtgtgtactttttatccttttatagctacatttaaatttgtggaacgtctgcgtgacaagttagttccagttAACACTTCCTCTAAATTATGAAGAGCGGTTCTCTCATTTTGTCTtctctgtatatatttttaggTTTTAGTTTATAAATAGAATTGGTTATAttcatcctcttcttcttcttcttcttcttcttcttattattattattattgttattgttgttgttgttcttcttcttctccttcttcttcttctgcttcttccttcttcttcttcttattatattatactaggCTACGTGACCCAGGCTCTCATACTTATGCATACttctttacacttctttactctctctctctctctttctctctctctctctctctctctctctctctctctctctctctctctctatctctctctctctctccacccataacaacccccccccccccccccccccccccgccccccgtcCTTCTCTGGTAAGCTGACACAGCTCCTTTATGCGTTAGCTGCTTTGTTGCTAATAGGATCAGAGGGGCTTAAATTGTCTTCTGATAAAACTAAGAGGCTTGATAACTGTGCTGCACCCTCTTAACCAATTTGCACTCAATTAGGATAATGAGGAAACAAGCATAGAAGGACAGCCTTAATATATTAATGtgataaaatgattattatccTCTCCTGTGTTGATATCTCAGCAGCAACTTTAGAGAAATCAGTTTGACAGCCAGGCCTGGGTGTGATACAGTAAATGTCTCTACTTTAGTGATGCTGTGATGTGTTGTAGTGCACAATACGTGATGCTTTTTGGTTATTGAGGTTTAACGAAGTTTAGAATTATAGGACTGCTGCAAATAAAACCTATAATCCCCGGTCATTCGTGCAATTAAACAATCAACCAATGATGTAGATGCAGATACAGCTTCAATTAtggttcacatcaaatatcaaaatGGGGGAAAACGTGATTTTAGTTATGTTGACTTTGAAATGATTAGTTGGTTGCAGACAGACTTTGaggtttgaatatttcacaaactgatgatctcctgggattttcacacaaaacagtctctagtgtttacatagaatggtgtgaaaagcaaaaaacatccagtgagcagcagtgctGCAAGAAGAAATGACTTGTTAATGAGAGAGCTCAGAGGAGAAAGACCAAACTGGTTTGAGGTGACAGGAatgctatggtaactcaaataaccagtcTTTACTacagtggtgagcagaaaagcatctcacatCATTCAGTAAGTCTAATGAAACGGGACacttgaagattggaaaaaagaccaggtgatgttaCAATAACAATTTGCTAAcaattaattgttttttttaaatgaaataataatttatatttcaattttaatgttgtggaacatctgcaaaacaaccTCCTGCTATCACTTTTAGTAGTTCAATCACAGAGGTTTGATCACCAgaatctcttttttcttttctttgaagttaataagacaaaaaagcaaACTTtttgtgttactgagaaactgaaaagcCTGAAGAACAAAGCGCTAACACTGGACACTAATtataaatcaaacattttacattttttaaacttcttttaGTTTATTAATAGCCTTAAGATTATGTAGATCGTCCGCCATTACTGTTAATGGTTTGGTACTCGTCTTCAGAACTTCTCTATATAATGTGGTTCCTTAATGAACGAGGTTACCTTATTACCTCACCTCAGTGTCCATAGCCCTGGAAGAGGACTAGCCATGGTATCACTTTACTAAGACAATTAGAAATCAAGCCTCCTTTTCTAATGTCTATAGCGAATCCTGAATTCTCAGTCAGCAGCCACAGGAAAGAAATGCTATTGGTGGATCATTGTTATATTAGTGAAATTGCGTCAGGTGAATCATTATCAATAAATTATTGCAGTCGGTGATAGATTATTGGCTTTACCACTATGAGATGATGAAatttacacaataaataaattcctgtATAAAAAGTGATGATAAAATTACATCATGCTTCCAGTCCCTCCTTCTCAGTGAACTACTAATCACCAGCTCCTCCCCCTTCCTACCTGATCAGGACTCAATTACCCTGTGACACCTTTTCTGCAAAGtctctcatttatttataaagttttAAATCACAGAAGTACTTAAGTACTTTTTCAACTTCTTTAGGTTTTGCcattttttgtattgtattaaaGACCCAGCCTTTGAGACTTAGACGTTAACAAATCCGATGTGAATCTAGGGTCATGGCAGTCCATTGAATACTACACCATACTGCTGTGTGAGTGTCTCTAACTAGGGCATGGTGTGTTGAGGCCAGCGATGGGGAATTTTCCCTCAGCCAGATGGCCTGCTAGCTTTGTGCGCTAAAGCTCTTCTATGGGAACGCTATCCGAGTCAGTCACCGCCGACAAATCTTTTCAAGTCTCTTCTTCCCATCTGCAAGCTTGTAGCTGGCTCGGTGTTGTACGTTTTCCTCTAGGAATCATTACCCCAAATGCCCACACACCTATTTTTTACACTGCCTCTAACATCAGTGTCAGAATAATGGACACATTGTCAATTACTCGACTTTGACCTGACTGTTTTGCACAAAACTAACACTGTGCTCAATATTAACACATTCTATACCTGATTTATAGGTTGAGGTAGCGTTTAACACTTATTACTAGACAACAAGTTAATATTAGAGCAGTTTTAGCATTACAACACTGGTTGAATATttcctttaaaacattttatcattagtATTTAAATCTTTTCATGGTATAGCACCTTCCAGTAAACTACATTCCAAATCGTGTTTTAGGATCAGAGccgtctctcactcttttttttttaaatacacctaACATCTGGAAGACATTACCATTAAACATTCATCAGGCTCCACATttcactgattaaaaaaaaacatataaaaacatttttgttcaaatattttaaaagttgttttaatttttactgGCATGTTAACTCTacattatgtttatattattttgattattgtaattttattgtatttttacacattttgctattatacatttatatgtttaatttagtttatgTTTAACAATTGTTATTCAACTTTTATGACACTGCTATTattcattacattattattattattattattattattattattattattattattattgctattgttattatctatctatctatctatctatctatctacttttattttattgttagccacattttgtttctttttttttttacttatttagtagtagtaatagtagtagtagtaatagtagtagtagtagtagtagtagtagcagcagtagtaatagtagtagtagtagtagtagtaatagtagtagtagtagtagtagtagtaatagtagtagaagtaatagtagtagtagtaataggagtagtagtagtagcagtagtaatagtagtagtagtattagtagcagtagtaatagtagtagtagtaataatagtagcagtagtagtagtagcagtagtagtagtagtattagcagtagtaatagtagtagtagtaataatagtagcagtagtaatagtagtagtagtataagcagtagtaatagtagtagtagtaataatagtagcagtagtaatagtagtagtagtattagcagtagtaatagtagtagaagtaatagtagtagcagtagtagtagtagcagtagtaatagtagtagtagtaataatagtagcagtagtagtagtagcagtagtagtagtagtattagcagtagtaatagtagtagtagtaataatagtagcagtagtaatagaagtagtagtattagcagtagtaatagtagtagtagtaataatagtagcagtagtagtagtagcagtagtaatagtagtagtagcaataatagtagcagtagtagtagtagcagtagtaatagtagtagtagtattagcagtagtaatagtagtagtagtagtagtaatagtagcagtagtattagtagcagtagtaatagtagtagtattagtagtagcagtagtaatagtagtagtattagtagtagcagtagtaatagtagtagtagtaatagtaataatagtagtagtagtagtagtagtatttaccTTTTTTCTAATTACATTCTCACTGAACAGCAGAGTGCAattgattaaatattaataaaatacacagatgaaCACATTATTGGAAAATTTATATTGAATCATACAGTGAAAAAGCTGTGAGATCACATCACAGagagtattttattattttatccgATAATAGAGTTGAGGACAAGCAAAAAAGTGCAttctaattatttttgaaggtcTGCATTGAACTTTCTTCTGATTATGCctagctttttctttttctttttatatttctaCACTATGTTCTTGATATCCTAAAAGGGACCCGGTCAAGCTTCTTAAACTTATCTTTAGATGTCATTAAGGTCAGGAGGGAAACCTTGGCAGTAGTGTAGGATTGTTAGGACAAGTGTTGATCCCTGAGACAGTTTGCCAACTCCACCCTTAGTGGGCTAACTAAGAGATTCATGAAACACAAAATAGCAAGCAATCTGATGTGGTCTAATTCTTTTGCAAATTTCTAGCAAGAGAAAAATCCTGTAGATGTTATAATCAATTCACTTGCCAGTAagatattgtaaataaataaataattaaaaaaaaaaaaaaaaaaaaaacctacaggcTTTAACTCTACTTATTGCAAAATGCACAATTTTTAAGAAAGGttcaagaaaaatatatatccgATTAATAAGCGTCAATTCAGTTACTATTATAAATGCATTGCATCTTACTGTAATAACCTTTACAGCGATTATACAGTAACATGCTGACAGTTTGAGGAACAGCAAAAGTTTAGTGTGAAGTTATGGAAATTAAAATTAGGCTTAGGGGGTAGGAATTACAAATTGTATCTTGTCTTATGACTGAATTTGTATTACATTAAAGTGAATGAATCCAAACACATCAtcacttcaaaaaaaaataaaaaatcataacaatcccatttttaataattgttCACTAGCTCAAATTCAATAAATCTAATCAGTGAGTCTGTTAAGCAATAAGTAGGCTAACTGtgttaaacaaacaagcaaaaaccaaaacaaaacaaaccaggaAACTGTGTGTGCGAACTGTATAGATCTCACATTTCACTTTTCATCATGGCAAAGTGGCATTTCAAGTAAGTACGCTTTGAATCAGGTGACTTTTCATTTCAAAACTACAGTCAATGAGAATGTACTTTATTTGTCAATTCGAGTATAAGTTCcatgttttaaaaacacaaagcaaactTTAATTACAGACGAGTGAATGTAGGTTTATGTTGCTCACTTTTTATGGAGTGATGTTATGGAACACtgaacagcatttttttttaaaccctcaaCATCTTAATAcatgtgtgttttctttgttataAAAGGGATTAGAGGACATTTTCAGTAGGACGCcattatcatttaaacaaaagatttttGAAAGAAAGTTTTGTCAGAGCTTCATTAGCGCCGGCCTCCCTCTGTGTCCAGAGCACTGCTGCCGTTTAGAGCAATTACTCCAGCAGTGaacaactgtcaatcattcttAAAGTGGAAGGATTCCAATTAATAAACCTCTTAAGTCTTTTCCTTTTGCCTCTCTTCTTTCTCGTGTGCCGGAGCCAGAGCGCTCACTGCCGAGACGCCTAGGCCATAAAGATCAGGACCTTTTGGCACTCGGTGGATGGGACGTTTTTTTGTGATTTGGAGTGTGTTCGGATTGCTATTGTGTCTGCGGAGAGTTAACGCTCGTTAACAGTCTGTAAGAGCTGAATAAGGTGCCAGGCGAGCAAAAGAGTTCTGCTTGCTCTCTTCACCGTCATTCGTAAGGCGACAGCtcagaggaagagacagagatgTAGAAGGACTTAAAAGGAACAGGTATGCTTGACAAATTTTCAGGGAAAGTAACATTTGTTCATATCAAGCTAGTAGCTGATTTTAAGAAAACACAACAATTACATTGTAATCTGAatgttaatttacattttatttcacaaactTTACTGCTTTTAAAATTCTTAACGAACATTTTCTAAATTTTTTCTTTTGGCTCGAAATAAAGTAACCACCTGTTGAAAGCAGAAGTTCGCAAAGAGaatgtttttcattattattttcaggATCTGTGGAATTATTACAGGTATAGTAGTAATGATGCGGTAATTatacagtagtaataataaaacaccACTAAAAACCACCAAACATGCAAGTACTTCAGTTTTTCAGTAATTcttaagtaaataagtaagtct
Protein-coding regions in this window:
- the cplx4c gene encoding complexin-4c, producing MSFLMQQMLGDKLKNMMGGGGGEDTGTAAEDGKETAASKGMTREEFEEYQKQLVEEKIERDKEFATKKAERANLRVLLRDKYRLPQSAQDDATVQIAGDDLDVPEELAKMVEEDEEQEESNDSFMGRLQNMEMDFDTIKAKAQSTITEVKQAAEEKCVLM